A window from Rhizosphaericola mali encodes these proteins:
- a CDS encoding tRNA1(Val) (adenine(37)-N6)-methyltransferase: protein MGNTYFQFKQFTIHQDKTAMRVCTDACLFGAIISEEINANRVLDIGTGTGLLSLMYAQKHPNSKIDAVELEENAFAQAQENVAISPWKNNIQIHNIAIQDFESKRSYDLILSNPPFFENDLKSAKNERNLAMHSETLTLKELFSYANKHLSDNGKFAVLIPFHRLEYTLTIANENDFYLGKIWNVKQTETHPFFRSILIFQKENCKTFTPELYIKNAQNQYGIDFAHYLKDYYLFL from the coding sequence ATGGGCAATACATATTTTCAATTCAAACAATTTACGATACATCAAGATAAAACGGCAATGCGTGTCTGTACAGATGCGTGTTTGTTTGGGGCGATTATTTCTGAGGAAATTAATGCAAATCGCGTTTTGGATATTGGTACTGGTACAGGTTTGTTGAGCTTGATGTATGCGCAAAAACATCCCAACAGTAAAATTGACGCAGTTGAACTAGAAGAAAATGCTTTTGCTCAAGCGCAAGAAAATGTAGCAATTTCTCCTTGGAAAAATAATATTCAAATACATAATATTGCGATTCAAGACTTTGAATCTAAAAGATCTTACGATTTAATATTATCTAATCCGCCCTTTTTTGAAAATGATCTGAAAAGTGCCAAAAATGAGCGTAATCTGGCGATGCATAGCGAGACATTGACTTTGAAAGAATTGTTTAGCTACGCAAATAAACATTTATCCGACAATGGAAAATTCGCCGTTTTAATTCCTTTTCACCGCTTGGAATACACGTTGACAATTGCGAATGAAAATGATTTCTATTTAGGTAAAATTTGGAATGTAAAACAGACGGAAACGCATCCATTTTTTCGCTCCATTCTTATTTTTCAAAAAGAAAATTGCAAAACATTTACTCCTGAATTGTATATAAAAAATGCGCAAAATCAATATGGGATTGACTTTGCGCATTATCTGAAAGATTATTATTTGTTCTTATAA
- a CDS encoding ABC transporter ATP-binding protein, whose amino-acid sequence MSESIIHLDNIQKSYFMGGQEIPVLKGISLDILKNEYVALMGSSGAGKSTLMNIIGCLDTPTNGQYVLNNKDVSKLKDDELADVRNVEIGFVFQQFNLLPRLTAAENVALPLVYAGIPKKERLDRAMVALEKVGLASRYDHKANQMSGGQIQRVAIARAIINNPALLLADEPTGNLDSTTSVEVMEIFGQIQAAGNTVVLVTHEDDIAAFAKRVIRLKDGHIETDTWNQPKHQLSTS is encoded by the coding sequence ATGTCAGAATCTATTATTCATTTAGATAATATTCAAAAAAGCTACTTTATGGGCGGACAAGAAATTCCCGTATTGAAAGGGATTTCTTTGGATATTCTTAAAAATGAATACGTGGCTTTGATGGGTTCTTCTGGTGCAGGCAAAAGTACATTGATGAATATTATTGGTTGTTTGGATACGCCGACCAATGGTCAATATGTGTTGAATAATAAAGACGTCAGCAAATTAAAAGATGATGAATTAGCGGATGTACGAAATGTAGAAATAGGTTTTGTATTCCAACAATTTAATCTCTTACCTCGCTTAACAGCTGCCGAAAATGTAGCGTTACCTTTGGTATACGCAGGCATTCCGAAAAAAGAAAGATTAGATCGCGCCATGGTCGCTTTGGAAAAAGTGGGGTTGGCTTCTCGTTACGATCATAAAGCCAATCAAATGAGTGGTGGTCAGATCCAACGTGTCGCTATCGCTAGAGCGATTATTAATAATCCAGCCTTACTATTGGCGGACGAGCCTACAGGAAATCTAGACTCTACGACATCAGTAGAAGTCATGGAAATATTTGGTCAAATACAAGCTGCTGGCAACACGGTCGTCTTAGTAACACACGAAGACGATATCGCAGCATTTGCCAAAAGAGTCATTCGCCTAAAAGATGGACATATCGAAACCGATACTTGGAACCAACCCAAGCATCAGCTTTCTACATCATAG
- a CDS encoding acyl-CoA thioesterase — MFSEKFFPRFGDSDACGHINNAVMPVWFEHARNPVLRIFQPDFDYKKWSTIVAHIEVDFVSQIHLDKEVEIRTYISKVGNSSFEIYNEAWQDGILGAKGKAVLIHYDFTIQKSQPIPETIKKQLLEHFIDLENK, encoded by the coding sequence ATGTTTTCAGAGAAATTTTTTCCAAGATTTGGCGATTCTGACGCTTGTGGACATATTAATAATGCAGTGATGCCGGTTTGGTTTGAACATGCTAGAAATCCAGTTTTGCGTATTTTTCAACCTGATTTTGATTATAAAAAATGGAGTACCATTGTGGCACACATCGAAGTGGATTTTGTAAGTCAGATCCATTTGGATAAGGAAGTGGAGATTAGAACTTATATTTCAAAAGTGGGTAATTCATCTTTTGAAATCTATAATGAAGCTTGGCAAGATGGCATTCTGGGAGCAAAAGGAAAAGCTGTTTTGATACATTATGATTTCACAATTCAAAAATCTCAACCCATTCCGGAAACAATCAAAAAACAGTTGTTAGAACACTTTATCGATTTAGAAAATAAATAA
- a CDS encoding M1 family metallopeptidase, with protein MYNKLFAGAVTAILSIAAAQAQTLYMPRNIKAAYEKGTRSMTGKPGPNYWQNKGNYDITLTAHPTDRLIEGSEKIDYQNNSNDTLKSIVIRFVNNIHKPGAARSGPTGPNFLTPGLTITKFTIGEFTYHTDAKDWSTANTVRLGKPILPHSSVELNIDWNYELSKESGREGMLDSTTMYVAYSYPRVSVFDDYNGWDRLEHSDRGEFYNDFNNYKVAVRAPKNYIVYGTGDFLNPEEVLNESYVSKLKESYTSDEIFHIANLEELKAHKVTKQNDWNTWKFTANDISDVCFAISDHYVWDAGSVIVDPKTGRRSSMQAAYNDTTVDFPHAVEWGKYALKSFSTNWPGVAYPFVKMTAVQGQADMEFPMMVNDGTVGNNLRFAQMLQDHEMAHTYFPFYMGINETRYAYMDEGWATTFEYLIGIDEYGKGNADTTYMNFRVKRYINDPSTEEDQPIILMSSQVSGAGYGNNSYGKASLSYLALKDMLGNEKFKTALHVYMDNWNGKHPIPWDYFNSMNAGSGENLNWFFQNWFFTNNYIDLNLESVAKSKTGAIATIKNVGGFAIPFDVVVKYTNGKEERIHQTPRVWKNAETIKVNIKSSQAIASVDLDGGLFMDATPKDNLKTL; from the coding sequence ATGTATAATAAGCTATTTGCAGGTGCGGTAACAGCAATATTGAGTATTGCTGCGGCCCAAGCCCAAACCTTATATATGCCGAGAAATATAAAAGCGGCATACGAAAAAGGAACTCGCTCTATGACTGGTAAACCTGGTCCAAATTATTGGCAAAACAAAGGAAATTATGATATTACCTTAACTGCACACCCTACAGATAGACTTATCGAAGGTTCAGAAAAAATTGATTATCAAAATAATAGTAATGATACTTTAAAGAGCATCGTTATTCGTTTTGTTAACAATATACACAAACCCGGAGCGGCAAGATCTGGTCCAACAGGTCCAAATTTTTTAACACCCGGCTTGACAATTACCAAATTTACAATTGGCGAATTTACCTATCACACAGATGCCAAAGATTGGAGTACGGCAAACACCGTAAGATTAGGAAAACCCATTTTACCTCATAGTTCGGTTGAATTAAATATTGATTGGAATTATGAATTATCCAAAGAAAGTGGTCGCGAAGGGATGCTCGATAGTACAACGATGTACGTCGCTTATAGTTATCCACGTGTTTCAGTCTTCGATGATTATAATGGATGGGACAGATTGGAACATTCTGACAGAGGCGAATTTTACAATGATTTCAATAATTACAAAGTTGCCGTTAGAGCACCGAAAAATTATATCGTTTATGGAACTGGCGATTTCTTAAATCCGGAAGAAGTGCTTAACGAATCTTACGTTTCCAAATTAAAAGAATCGTACACGTCTGATGAGATTTTCCATATTGCAAATTTGGAGGAGTTGAAAGCGCATAAAGTAACCAAGCAAAATGATTGGAATACTTGGAAATTCACGGCTAATGATATTTCCGATGTATGTTTTGCAATCAGTGATCATTACGTTTGGGATGCAGGTAGTGTAATCGTCGATCCTAAAACGGGTAGAAGATCGAGTATGCAAGCGGCGTACAATGATACAACGGTTGATTTTCCACACGCTGTTGAATGGGGCAAATATGCATTGAAAAGCTTCTCTACCAATTGGCCCGGCGTTGCTTACCCATTTGTAAAGATGACCGCGGTACAAGGTCAAGCAGATATGGAATTTCCGATGATGGTCAATGATGGCACCGTAGGAAATAATTTACGCTTCGCACAAATGTTGCAAGACCACGAGATGGCGCATACTTATTTCCCTTTCTATATGGGAATAAATGAAACGCGTTATGCATACATGGACGAAGGTTGGGCAACTACATTTGAATATTTGATCGGAATTGATGAATACGGTAAAGGAAATGCGGATACAACTTACATGAATTTCCGAGTAAAAAGATATATCAATGATCCCTCTACAGAAGAGGATCAACCTATCATCTTGATGTCTTCTCAAGTTTCTGGAGCAGGTTATGGCAACAATTCTTATGGAAAAGCATCCCTTTCTTATTTGGCATTGAAAGATATGTTGGGAAATGAAAAATTCAAAACAGCACTTCATGTGTATATGGACAATTGGAACGGCAAACATCCGATTCCTTGGGATTATTTCAATTCTATGAATGCGGGTTCGGGCGAAAATTTGAATTGGTTTTTCCAAAATTGGTTCTTTACCAATAATTACATCGATCTCAATTTGGAAAGTGTTGCAAAATCAAAAACAGGAGCTATTGCAACCATCAAAAATGTTGGCGGATTTGCGATTCCATTTGATGTCGTTGTAAAATATACAAATGGAAAAGAAGAAAGAATCCATCAAACGCCACGCGTTTGGAAAAATGCAGAAACGATAAAGGTAAATATCAAATCTTCCCAAGCTATTGCTTCCGTTGATTTGGATGGTGGATTGTTTATGGATGCCACACCGAAAGACAATTTGAAAACTTTATAA
- the gatC gene encoding Asp-tRNA(Asn)/Glu-tRNA(Gln) amidotransferase subunit GatC, with translation MIEITDKLVDDLANLSRLEFEPEQKKAIQSDLQDIIGFMEKLNELDTEGVQPLTHISTRTNVLREDVLKGSISHEDALKNAPQTDGTFFEVPKVINK, from the coding sequence ATGATAGAGATTACCGACAAATTGGTGGATGACCTTGCGAATCTATCTCGTTTGGAATTTGAACCAGAACAAAAAAAAGCCATTCAATCTGATTTGCAAGACATTATCGGTTTTATGGAAAAATTGAACGAATTAGATACAGAAGGCGTACAACCGTTGACACATATCAGCACGCGTACTAATGTATTACGCGAAGACGTATTAAAAGGAAGTATTTCTCACGAAGATGCATTGAAAAATGCGCCTCAAACTGATGGAACCTTCTTTGAAGTTCCGAAAGTCATCAACAAATAG
- a CDS encoding mannose-1-phosphate guanylyltransferase — translation MNKDHYVLILAGGIGSRLWPQSRQAYPKQFLDILHVGKTMLQSTYERFAKFIDKNNIYVITARDYVDIVNEQLPELIKTNLISEPSRKNTAPCVAYISFKILKTNPNANIIISPSDQVILDAQGFEAASIQALDFSDKNDAFVALGIKPLYPNTKYGYIQREQYELEKNIFKVKTFTEKPPLEMAQTFIASGDFLWNTGLFVWKAEAILKDLEKYQPEMYEAFAEIAHDINTENEEKAIEIAYNQCTNLSLDLAVMEKSENVYIIPCEFGWSDIGTWNSTYDNMEKDYLGSAINGEKIINVDASKCVVNAPKDKLVIVQGLDNYVVVDTDDVLLICKKESEGDIKDYIAEVRKKYGEKYL, via the coding sequence ATGAATAAAGATCATTACGTTTTAATCTTGGCAGGAGGTATAGGCTCGAGGTTATGGCCACAAAGCCGTCAAGCATACCCAAAACAATTTTTAGATATATTACATGTTGGTAAGACGATGTTGCAAAGTACTTACGAACGTTTTGCTAAATTTATCGATAAGAACAATATTTACGTAATCACTGCAAGAGATTATGTAGATATTGTTAATGAACAATTGCCAGAACTTATAAAGACTAATTTAATAAGTGAGCCCAGCAGAAAAAATACCGCACCTTGTGTCGCTTATATTTCATTCAAGATATTAAAAACGAATCCTAATGCCAATATCATTATTAGCCCAAGTGATCAGGTGATTTTGGATGCACAAGGATTTGAGGCTGCAAGTATTCAGGCTTTGGATTTCTCAGATAAAAATGATGCTTTTGTAGCGTTGGGTATCAAGCCCTTGTATCCCAATACCAAATATGGTTATATCCAACGGGAACAGTATGAATTGGAAAAGAATATTTTCAAAGTGAAAACATTTACAGAGAAACCACCATTGGAAATGGCTCAAACATTTATCGCAAGCGGTGATTTTCTTTGGAATACAGGTTTATTTGTCTGGAAAGCAGAGGCAATTTTGAAAGATTTAGAAAAATATCAACCTGAAATGTATGAAGCATTTGCTGAAATCGCTCATGATATCAATACTGAAAATGAGGAAAAGGCAATTGAAATAGCGTATAATCAATGTACCAATTTGTCATTGGATCTTGCTGTAATGGAAAAATCAGAAAATGTTTATATCATTCCATGTGAATTTGGATGGAGCGATATTGGTACTTGGAATAGCACATACGATAATATGGAAAAAGATTATTTGGGTAGTGCCATCAATGGTGAAAAAATTATTAATGTTGATGCGAGTAAATGTGTAGTCAATGCGCCAAAAGATAAATTAGTAATTGTTCAAGGTTTGGATAATTACGTCGTTGTAGATACGGATGACGTTTTGCTTATTTGCAAAAAGGAAAGTGAAGGAGATATTAAAGATTATATTGCGGAGGTAAGAAAAAAGTATGGAGAGAAGTATTTGTAA
- a CDS encoding nucleoid-associated protein, with amino-acid sequence MIQIETATIKDLILHRVNSERQELLLNEDRLSYGDENIDALLRKVLLKPFTTQAYSFEFMHEIDLSYNVLFNISKRIFENEDFVTASKDIAKHLLAMSKHPNIKDGDLFIAHYNDIKFNNQYVQGIGIYKFEDKEKYIETFAEDGNVSVAFRNGISNKKPEKAVLILYTEEPYTLLVIDSGTSETEYWQNDFIKHQSKNDFVNNTTEVMQLTELFIKEQFPQEYEAGKVDQIDLLNRSAEFFKSHDVYNKEEYENSVLSDPGLIDSFVKYNDNYREQNDLEIEDGFKLFPQSIKKQQKNFKGIIKLDKDFHIYIHGSRQNIEQGVDENGKKFYKIYYDVES; translated from the coding sequence ATGATTCAGATTGAAACGGCAACCATCAAAGATTTAATCCTTCACAGAGTTAATAGCGAGCGTCAAGAATTGCTTTTAAATGAAGATCGACTTTCTTATGGTGATGAGAATATAGATGCTTTGTTGAGAAAGGTTTTGTTGAAGCCATTTACAACGCAAGCTTATAGTTTCGAATTTATGCACGAGATTGATTTGAGTTATAATGTACTTTTTAATATTTCAAAAAGGATATTTGAAAATGAGGATTTCGTAACTGCTTCAAAAGATATTGCAAAGCATTTATTGGCAATGTCCAAACATCCCAATATCAAAGACGGAGATCTATTTATCGCACATTACAACGATATCAAATTCAACAATCAATATGTGCAGGGAATTGGTATTTACAAATTTGAAGATAAGGAAAAATATATAGAAACTTTTGCGGAAGATGGTAATGTCAGTGTAGCTTTTCGTAACGGAATTTCCAATAAAAAACCGGAGAAAGCGGTTTTGATTTTATATACAGAAGAACCTTATACTTTATTGGTAATAGATAGTGGAACTTCCGAAACAGAATATTGGCAAAATGATTTTATCAAACATCAATCGAAAAATGATTTTGTAAATAATACCACAGAAGTCATGCAATTGACGGAATTATTTATCAAAGAACAATTTCCACAAGAGTATGAGGCCGGAAAAGTGGATCAAATTGATTTGTTGAATCGCTCGGCAGAATTTTTTAAATCACACGATGTTTATAATAAAGAAGAGTATGAAAATTCTGTTCTTTCTGATCCTGGATTGATTGATTCATTTGTCAAATACAATGACAATTACCGCGAACAAAATGATCTGGAAATAGAAGATGGTTTCAAATTATTTCCACAATCCATCAAAAAACAACAGAAAAATTTCAAAGGAATTATCAAATTAGATAAAGACTTCCATATATACATACATGGAAGTCGCCAAAACATAGAACAAGGTGTCGATGAAAACGGTAAAAAGTTTTACAAAATATACTATGATGTAGAAAGCTGA